One genomic window of Legionella jordanis includes the following:
- a CDS encoding PTS sugar transporter subunit IIA: MHLSEVLDPDRICIDGNCQSKTSVLLKISHILSHNETHLNSNDLFDAYCKREQLGSTAIGQGIMIPHIRCAEITKPKACFIKLASPIDFAAPDKQPVDLIIGLIVPKDHFEQHLQLLNGIVKQFNVPGFREQCRKTLNKEQLFKLICTDQLKIENL, translated from the coding sequence ATGCATCTTTCTGAAGTTCTTGATCCGGACAGGATATGCATTGATGGCAATTGTCAAAGCAAAACTTCTGTTCTCTTGAAAATAAGCCACATTTTAAGTCATAACGAGACGCATCTAAATTCGAATGATTTATTTGATGCTTACTGCAAGCGCGAACAATTAGGAAGTACCGCCATAGGACAAGGCATCATGATACCCCACATCCGTTGTGCTGAAATTACCAAACCTAAAGCCTGCTTCATTAAACTGGCAAGTCCAATCGATTTTGCAGCCCCAGACAAGCAGCCTGTTGATTTGATTATTGGCCTCATCGTTCCCAAGGATCACTTTGAGCAGCACTTGCAACTGCTAAATGGGATTGTTAAACAATTTAATGTGCCTGGTTTTCGAGAACAATGTCGAAAAACGCTGAACAAAGAGCAATTATTTAAATTAATATGCACAGACCAATTAAAAATAGAAAACCTGTGA
- the hpf gene encoding ribosome hibernation-promoting factor, HPF/YfiA family: MQISFTGHNVEVTPALKAFTVEKFNKLERHFDRITSIHVVFDIEKLSQIAEASIQVAKGELHARAESDDMYSAIDALIDKLDRQLIKHKEKIREHRE, encoded by the coding sequence ATGCAAATCAGTTTTACCGGCCATAATGTCGAGGTGACCCCTGCCCTCAAAGCCTTTACTGTCGAAAAATTTAATAAATTGGAAAGACATTTTGATAGAATTACTTCTATTCATGTTGTTTTTGATATTGAAAAATTAAGCCAAATTGCTGAAGCTTCCATTCAAGTGGCCAAGGGTGAACTGCATGCCCGTGCTGAATCTGATGACATGTATTCAGCCATTGATGCCCTGATTGATAAACTCGACAGACAATTAATTAAACACAAAGAAAAAATTCGTGAGCATCGCGAATAA
- a CDS encoding RNA polymerase factor sigma-54, with protein sequence MKPSLQLNISQQLTLTPQLQQAIRLLQLSTLDLQQEIQQVVESNPMLEILPSEEKEELRSQESKLMQEEFNDFQWAQLYSSQHKRSNFEELDFNYENLYCTTTNLLDHLRWQLDLTPMSDVDRVIATAIIDAIDDDGFLTLSLNELHSSLDSEAHPLDFEEIEAVRHRVQHFDPVGCASINLAETLLVQLDQLPDSSGDIALAKRIIQEDIELLGQHNYRQLMKNYQVNEATLDRILQIIQRLNPKPGSLIQQSTTEYIIPDVIVKKIDGIWQVTLNQSTLPRLSINNHYASLIQRADNSADNQFLKNNLQEARWFLKSIQSRQETLLKVAQSIVEYQKDFLEHGEEAMKPLILNDVAQALDMHESTISRVTTQKFMHTPRGVFELKYFFSSHVATASGGECSSTAIRAVIKKLIAAENRKKPLSDSKIAQLIGEQGIQVARRTVAKYREAMGIAPSNERKTIRS encoded by the coding sequence ATGAAACCATCGTTGCAGCTGAATATCAGTCAACAACTAACTCTAACGCCACAACTTCAACAAGCGATCCGTCTACTTCAACTCTCAACTCTTGATCTTCAACAAGAAATACAACAAGTGGTTGAGTCAAATCCAATGCTTGAAATTTTACCTAGTGAAGAAAAAGAAGAATTGCGTTCGCAAGAATCCAAGCTTATGCAGGAAGAATTTAATGATTTCCAATGGGCACAATTGTATTCAAGCCAGCATAAACGCAGCAATTTTGAAGAATTAGATTTTAACTACGAGAATTTGTACTGCACAACAACCAATTTGCTCGATCATCTTCGTTGGCAACTTGATTTAACGCCCATGAGCGACGTTGATCGAGTGATTGCTACAGCCATCATTGATGCAATTGATGACGATGGTTTTTTAACCCTGTCACTTAATGAGTTGCATAGCAGTCTCGATAGTGAAGCTCACCCACTGGATTTTGAGGAAATCGAAGCCGTGCGTCATCGCGTACAGCATTTTGATCCAGTCGGCTGTGCCTCCATAAATTTAGCAGAGACATTATTAGTACAATTGGATCAGCTCCCAGACAGCAGTGGCGATATTGCTCTGGCCAAACGCATCATTCAAGAGGACATTGAACTGCTTGGGCAACATAATTATCGCCAACTTATGAAAAATTATCAGGTAAATGAGGCTACCCTGGATCGCATTTTACAAATCATTCAACGCCTTAACCCAAAGCCTGGCAGCCTAATTCAACAAAGCACCACGGAATACATTATTCCCGATGTGATTGTAAAGAAAATTGATGGCATATGGCAGGTGACATTAAATCAAAGCACATTGCCACGGCTTAGCATTAATAATCATTATGCTTCATTAATCCAACGGGCGGACAACAGTGCGGACAATCAATTCCTAAAGAACAATTTGCAAGAGGCACGTTGGTTTTTAAAAAGTATTCAAAGTCGGCAAGAGACTCTGCTCAAAGTTGCCCAGTCTATTGTCGAGTACCAAAAGGATTTTCTTGAGCACGGGGAAGAGGCCATGAAACCTCTTATCCTTAATGATGTAGCCCAAGCTTTAGACATGCATGAATCAACTATTTCCCGAGTAACCACACAAAAATTTATGCATACTCCACGAGGAGTTTTTGAATTAAAATATTTCTTCTCAAGTCACGTGGCCACTGCTAGTGGCGGCGAATGCTCATCCACTGCTATACGTGCTGTCATTAAAAAATTAATCGCTGCAGAAAATCGCAAAAAGCCTTTAAGTGACAGCAAAATTGCTCAACTGATTGGAGAGCAAGGTATCCAAGTGGCGCGACGCACCGTCGCTAAATACCGCGAAGCGATGGGAATAGCCCCATCGAATGAGCGAAAAACGATTCGTAGTTAG
- the rpmG gene encoding 50S ribosomal protein L33, which produces MAAITIKIKLESTAGTGYYYTSTKNPRENPEKLELKKYDPVVRKHVIFKEKKIK; this is translated from the coding sequence ATGGCAGCTATCACCATTAAAATCAAATTAGAGTCTACTGCAGGAACTGGTTACTATTACACGTCAACCAAAAATCCTCGTGAAAATCCTGAAAAGCTGGAATTGAAAAAATATGATCCAGTCGTGCGCAAGCACGTTATCTTCAAAGAGAAGAAAATCAAGTAA
- the rpmB gene encoding 50S ribosomal protein L28 has product MSRVCQVTGKRPTTGHNVSHANNKTKRRFLPNIQSHRFWVEEENRFVSLRVSTKGMRIIDKLGIKAVLEQLRAKGEKV; this is encoded by the coding sequence ATGTCAAGAGTATGTCAGGTTACTGGCAAACGACCCACAACGGGTCACAATGTGTCGCATGCCAATAATAAGACCAAGCGACGCTTTTTGCCAAATATTCAATCTCACCGTTTCTGGGTTGAGGAAGAAAACCGTTTTGTTTCGCTTCGAGTAAGCACTAAAGGTATGCGCATCATTGATAAGTTGGGCATTAAAGCTGTTCTGGAACAACTCAGAGCTAAAGGCGAAAAGGTCTAA
- the trmB gene encoding tRNA (guanosine(46)-N7)-methyltransferase TrmB — MRTIKSFVMRGGRISNRQQQALDCWLKEFELPSDNGLWDFEQIFKRKADVIVEIGFGMGHSLLLMAKGQPDCDFIGIEVHRAGVGSLAADLHEQGIDNVAIASHDAVEVFKNCIPDHSLAGIQIFFPDPWPKKKHHKRRLIQADFIRLLTQKLKPGGFVHCATDWQEYAEHMLSVLSAEPQLHNTVESGFSPRPAHRPLTKFEQRGCKLGHGVWDLIFKKQ, encoded by the coding sequence ATGAGAACGATTAAAAGTTTTGTTATGCGCGGTGGGCGCATCAGCAATCGTCAGCAACAGGCCTTGGACTGTTGGTTAAAAGAATTTGAGCTTCCCTCGGACAATGGATTGTGGGATTTTGAGCAAATTTTTAAACGCAAAGCTGATGTGATTGTTGAAATTGGTTTTGGCATGGGACACTCGTTGTTGCTCATGGCAAAAGGGCAGCCTGATTGTGATTTCATCGGGATTGAAGTGCATCGTGCCGGAGTGGGGAGCCTGGCTGCGGACTTGCATGAGCAGGGCATTGATAATGTCGCTATTGCATCCCATGACGCTGTTGAAGTGTTTAAGAACTGCATCCCAGATCATTCACTGGCTGGTATTCAAATTTTTTTCCCCGATCCCTGGCCTAAGAAAAAACATCATAAACGTCGTTTGATACAAGCTGATTTCATACGTTTACTGACGCAAAAACTGAAGCCGGGTGGCTTTGTGCATTGTGCGACCGATTGGCAAGAGTATGCAGAGCACATGCTTAGTGTATTATCAGCAGAGCCTCAATTGCACAATACGGTCGAAAGCGGATTTTCCCCGCGGCCAGCACATCGCCCTCTTACAAAATTTGAGCAGCGGGGCTGTAAATTAGGCCACGGTGTCTGGGATTTAATTTTTAAAAAGCAATAA
- the ankC gene encoding Dot/Icm T4SS effector AnkC/LegA12, with protein sequence MDIIKKINQVLENYEEFTHLIEEELKTDPDVLRNFFISATGKPQTVLDYLIERHSEELNLQKQIQWLLEKEVDLNLNQPVHLALKLKKKDIAALLLHSRAENKEEGNATLNLNARDVEGKSLVYRLIYVAEIELLARCIKLGMNVNQPSPIKPEMDAPQIQPLHQAIISNFIGGVAQLIQAGAQLDNLYYPSKENSLLLAARKGHIEIIEIILNNLQQFKSEEEKRQFLNSKNSSGQTAIDVLCLQLRDKKTSKQAIRGIAMLLCHGVEAPDNPSLSSLLMGYRKELFKEIKSYSQKSPSYAASFLRRCHNKLDPLHSIMYAKNSWEQSFKQLFGIADDLAFEMETLVPPRPALKQEDAELAVIKGEAEEQFEENELLFAEFLKRYQDALKSVTFFNRWSGMLHNVSQGQVTNWESVKAYADLNPKSRTARIVHEMTSSTEIHLDFHK encoded by the coding sequence ATGGATATAATTAAAAAAATAAATCAGGTGCTTGAAAATTATGAAGAATTTACTCATTTAATTGAAGAAGAACTTAAGACCGATCCCGATGTACTAAGGAATTTTTTTATTTCCGCCACAGGCAAGCCTCAGACAGTTTTAGACTATCTAATTGAGCGTCATTCAGAAGAGTTGAATTTACAAAAACAAATTCAATGGCTTTTGGAGAAGGAAGTCGATTTGAATTTAAATCAACCTGTTCATTTAGCGCTTAAACTTAAAAAAAAGGATATAGCCGCACTATTGCTTCATTCGCGGGCAGAAAACAAGGAGGAGGGCAATGCAACACTCAATCTGAACGCCCGTGACGTGGAGGGGAAAAGTCTAGTTTATCGGCTGATTTATGTGGCTGAAATCGAACTCCTCGCTCGTTGCATTAAATTGGGTATGAATGTTAATCAGCCAAGTCCAATTAAACCTGAAATGGATGCCCCTCAAATTCAACCCTTACATCAGGCAATTATTAGCAATTTCATAGGTGGTGTTGCGCAATTGATCCAAGCCGGTGCCCAACTCGATAACCTCTATTACCCATCAAAAGAAAATTCATTGTTGTTGGCTGCACGCAAAGGCCATATAGAAATTATCGAAATTATCCTGAATAATTTGCAACAATTTAAAAGTGAAGAAGAAAAGAGACAATTTTTAAATTCAAAAAACAGTTCTGGGCAAACAGCTATTGATGTCTTATGTTTGCAATTACGTGATAAAAAAACAAGCAAACAAGCCATTCGTGGCATCGCCATGTTGCTTTGCCATGGCGTAGAAGCACCGGATAATCCTTCACTCTCTTCGCTGCTTATGGGTTACCGCAAAGAATTATTCAAAGAGATTAAAAGCTACAGTCAAAAATCACCAAGCTATGCGGCTTCATTCTTGCGTCGTTGCCATAACAAACTGGATCCATTACACAGCATTATGTATGCAAAAAACTCTTGGGAACAATCATTCAAACAGTTATTTGGCATAGCAGATGATTTGGCTTTTGAAATGGAAACCCTGGTACCTCCCAGGCCTGCGCTTAAACAAGAAGATGCAGAATTGGCCGTCATCAAGGGTGAAGCCGAAGAACAATTTGAAGAAAATGAGCTTCTGTTTGCTGAATTTCTGAAACGTTATCAAGATGCGCTTAAATCCGTTACATTTTTTAATCGCTGGAGTGGGATGCTTCACAATGTAAGCCAAGGGCAGGTAACAAATTGGGAAAGTGTCAAGGCTTATGCTGACTTAAATCCGAAGTCACGAACCGCAAGAATTGTCCATGAGATGACCAGTTCTACTGAAATTCATCTGGATTTTCATAAGTAA
- the hflK gene encoding FtsH protease activity modulator HflK, translated as MGWNEPDKGKDPWSGKNQPPDLDEALKRFQEKLKRTFFGGSNKPDKETSNKKNAGFLISMAVLIVFILWVLSGIFIVDPAEQAVILRFGKYVETVGPGPHWIPRIIESKIVQDVDRVSHYSYTGQMLTKDENLVSVSVIVQYRIGDLENYLFNVANPEESLQQATSSALRQVIGTTTFDQIITEGREAWGNNVQDTLTKTLDRYKTGIVIVNVSPQPARAPEDVQDAFDDAMKAREDEKRFKEQALAYQARVVPIAQGNAKRILQEARAHAQQVILRAKGEVAEFLALLPQYTLAPAVTSERMYLESMQQVLSKSSKIIVDNKSGNLLYLPLEKLLGTKPIESPAMQAAGKKDQNTASNENSIVGDRTTRRRTYQSGGND; from the coding sequence ATGGGATGGAATGAGCCAGATAAAGGCAAAGATCCATGGAGTGGTAAAAATCAGCCACCTGATTTGGATGAGGCATTGAAACGCTTTCAGGAAAAATTGAAAAGAACTTTTTTTGGCGGTTCTAATAAGCCTGACAAAGAAACCTCTAACAAGAAAAATGCTGGCTTTTTAATTTCAATGGCTGTGCTGATTGTGTTTATTCTATGGGTTTTATCTGGAATTTTCATTGTGGATCCTGCTGAACAGGCCGTCATACTTCGCTTCGGAAAGTACGTTGAAACAGTAGGTCCAGGCCCCCATTGGATTCCCCGAATTATCGAATCCAAAATTGTCCAGGATGTTGATCGCGTTTCTCACTACTCTTATACAGGGCAAATGCTGACAAAAGATGAGAACCTGGTTTCTGTTTCAGTGATTGTACAGTATCGAATCGGCGATCTTGAAAACTATCTTTTTAATGTAGCTAATCCTGAGGAAAGCTTACAGCAAGCCACTTCAAGCGCTTTAAGGCAAGTGATTGGCACCACCACATTTGATCAAATCATTACTGAGGGTCGGGAAGCTTGGGGCAACAATGTTCAGGATACGTTAACAAAGACCCTGGATCGTTATAAAACAGGAATTGTAATTGTGAATGTTTCACCACAGCCCGCCCGCGCGCCTGAAGATGTGCAGGATGCCTTTGATGATGCGATGAAGGCCCGAGAGGATGAAAAGCGGTTTAAGGAGCAAGCCTTGGCATACCAGGCCCGTGTTGTTCCCATAGCCCAGGGGAATGCCAAACGCATATTGCAAGAGGCTCGCGCCCATGCTCAACAAGTGATTTTACGAGCTAAAGGTGAGGTTGCGGAGTTTTTGGCTCTGCTTCCACAATATACCCTGGCTCCTGCGGTGACTTCTGAGCGGATGTATTTGGAAAGCATGCAACAAGTATTGAGTAAAAGCAGCAAAATTATCGTTGATAATAAGTCTGGGAATTTACTCTATCTGCCTCTGGAGAAATTACTGGGTACGAAACCCATTGAGTCCCCAGCAATGCAGGCGGCAGGCAAAAAAGATCAGAATACGGCGAGCAATGAGAATTCGATAGTGGGAGATAGAACAACTCGCAGACGCACCTATCAATCTGGAGGGAATGACTAA
- the hflC gene encoding protease modulator HflC: MNATKTTLAILGFVILIILFASVFTITQGQHGILLRLGRLVLESDTKKVKILGPGLHVKTPFIENVRIFDTRIQTLDIKSSRIVTKEKKDIIVGYYVKWKIDDLAQYYKSTGGNEFKAETLLEQQLNTYLRAEIGKRVISEVSGSRDDVTEKLRDKAQEQAAQLGIRIIDVRIKGLEFPENTSNNIFQFMRANMQRIANSHRADGNAAAEAVRAAADAEVTVLLAQAQSQGQQIRAGGQAEAAKIYADAFNQNPDFFAFYRSLKAYEASFNNKQSILVLDQSSAFFDYFRSGLVKLNGTGLKKPL; this comes from the coding sequence ATGAATGCAACAAAAACCACTTTAGCCATTCTTGGGTTTGTTATTCTGATTATCCTCTTTGCAAGTGTTTTTACCATCACGCAAGGTCAGCACGGCATTTTGCTCCGTTTAGGACGGCTTGTTCTTGAGAGTGATACGAAAAAGGTAAAAATTTTGGGGCCTGGCCTTCATGTGAAAACCCCCTTTATTGAAAACGTCCGCATATTTGATACGCGTATACAAACCTTAGACATTAAGTCCTCACGTATTGTAACCAAGGAGAAGAAGGACATTATTGTGGGGTATTATGTCAAATGGAAAATTGATGATTTGGCACAATATTATAAGTCAACAGGCGGGAATGAGTTCAAAGCAGAAACTCTGCTTGAGCAACAGCTGAATACATACCTGCGCGCCGAAATTGGTAAACGGGTTATTTCAGAGGTGTCAGGCAGCCGCGATGACGTCACCGAAAAATTGCGGGATAAAGCACAGGAACAAGCCGCTCAATTGGGAATTCGCATTATTGATGTGCGAATCAAGGGTCTGGAATTCCCTGAAAATACCAGCAATAATATTTTCCAGTTCATGCGGGCCAATATGCAAAGAATCGCGAATAGCCATCGGGCGGATGGAAATGCGGCAGCCGAGGCGGTTAGGGCAGCGGCTGACGCAGAGGTCACTGTGTTGCTGGCCCAGGCGCAAAGTCAAGGCCAACAAATTAGAGCTGGCGGACAGGCGGAAGCGGCTAAAATTTATGCCGATGCTTTTAACCAAAATCCAGACTTTTTTGCCTTTTACCGCAGTTTGAAAGCTTATGAAGCCAGTTTTAATAATAAGCAATCGATTCTTGTATTAGACCAAAGCAGCGCATTTTTTGATTATTTCCGCAGTGGTCTGGTAAAACTTAATGGCACTGGCCTGAAAAAACCTTTATAA
- a CDS encoding DUF2065 domain-containing protein, protein MVIAFLEALALLLVFEGLMPFSSPVKWKQMLRKFIGLDEKVLRITGFISMSVGVILLTIVHQFAE, encoded by the coding sequence GTGGTGATTGCTTTCCTCGAAGCATTAGCTTTATTGCTTGTGTTTGAGGGATTAATGCCATTTTCTTCACCCGTGAAATGGAAGCAAATGTTGCGCAAGTTTATTGGACTGGATGAGAAAGTATTGCGTATAACCGGGTTTATCAGCATGTCGGTGGGAGTTATTCTTCTCACCATTGTTCATCAATTTGCAGAGTAA
- a CDS encoding adenylosuccinate synthase has translation MGKNVVVIGTQWGDEGKGKIVDLLTHDAQVVVRYQGGHNAGHTLKIKGEKTVLRLIPSGMLRPHVHCYIANGVVLSAQALLDEIKELENKGIDVRSRLRISQACPLILPSHVALDKARESQKGSSAIGTTGRGIGPAYEDKVARRAIKVKDLLNPERFQDKLQELLQYHNFLLREYYHQPEVELQQILDDSKSWAEELRDMICDVTSCLHEHREKGDLILFEGAQGVYLDIDHGTYPFVTSSNTCVGSVVNGAGFGPRYLDYILGITKAYTTRVGGGPFPTELHDEIGKGLATRGNEFGAVTGRPRRCGWFDAVLLRRSIELNSITGLCMTKLDVLDGLVTVKIAVAYRNAEGQLISHPPQAAEDFEGLEPVYEEMPGWSESTADITDIKKLPANAIAYIKRIEQLLGVPVDMLSTGPERDSTIILRDPFEV, from the coding sequence ATGGGTAAAAATGTAGTCGTGATCGGCACCCAATGGGGTGACGAAGGTAAAGGTAAAATAGTTGATTTGTTAACTCATGATGCACAGGTGGTGGTTCGTTACCAGGGTGGGCATAACGCCGGACATACCCTAAAGATCAAGGGCGAAAAGACCGTGTTGCGTCTAATTCCTTCAGGCATGTTGAGACCCCATGTCCACTGTTACATTGCCAATGGCGTGGTTTTATCAGCACAAGCCTTGCTTGATGAAATTAAAGAGTTGGAAAATAAAGGCATTGATGTGCGCAGTCGTTTGCGCATCAGTCAGGCTTGTCCACTCATTTTACCCTCGCATGTCGCTCTTGATAAAGCGCGCGAGAGTCAAAAAGGGAGCTCGGCAATTGGTACTACAGGCCGTGGCATTGGACCGGCTTATGAAGATAAAGTGGCCAGAAGGGCGATTAAAGTAAAGGACTTGCTCAATCCCGAACGGTTTCAGGACAAATTGCAGGAATTGCTCCAATATCATAATTTTCTGCTGCGCGAATACTATCATCAACCTGAAGTCGAACTGCAACAAATCCTGGATGATTCTAAGAGTTGGGCAGAGGAATTAAGAGACATGATTTGCGATGTCACAAGCTGCTTGCACGAGCATCGAGAAAAAGGCGATCTTATTCTATTTGAAGGGGCCCAAGGAGTTTATCTCGACATCGATCATGGTACCTATCCTTTTGTTACCTCATCCAATACTTGCGTAGGAAGTGTTGTTAATGGCGCTGGATTTGGCCCAAGATACTTGGATTATATTCTGGGGATCACGAAGGCTTATACCACGCGCGTGGGTGGTGGCCCTTTTCCTACTGAACTCCATGATGAAATCGGTAAAGGTTTGGCCACTCGTGGCAATGAATTTGGTGCTGTTACTGGACGCCCAAGACGTTGTGGTTGGTTTGATGCGGTTCTGTTGAGACGTTCTATTGAGCTCAATAGCATTACCGGTCTATGCATGACGAAACTGGATGTTTTGGATGGCTTGGTCACTGTTAAAATTGCAGTTGCCTATCGCAATGCTGAAGGGCAGTTGATTTCTCATCCGCCACAGGCAGCAGAAGACTTTGAGGGGCTTGAGCCTGTTTACGAAGAGATGCCTGGCTGGTCCGAATCTACCGCTGACATTACTGACATTAAGAAATTGCCCGCCAATGCAATCGCATACATCAAGCGCATTGAGCAATTGCTAGGCGTGCCGGTTGATATGCTTTCCACAGGACCTGAGCGTGACTCAACCATTATTTTGCGAGACCCTTTTGAGGTCTAG
- a CDS encoding alpha/beta hydrolase: MNFFKYIQENQPVSITGAIAHSYYWLTTLGWNDIVYKNPNFKADAHPNGGIVLVCVPGTADQPGSFMRIVERLLKKGLADYISTVYIVAFNHRYQGKGIRFFSQQLIDKIKAYGHKDVILMGHSRGGLIISEAAEYRTESAGIRVHALFPICAPFNGSPLAMEPLSSVSTSVRQMEPNSPFLQKLNEDIGNSSLYYCFIGAEEDGIVPPEYAYVKDYVDKHPESRILFDRHTHLSIMSSHRMVDFMDSELAKIGQGLQLQSPEPTSQKDVSKGISGSATPNLNATSPVYSETIKMDDLFDDFVFIEPEEHEENDHSIKCRF, from the coding sequence ATGAATTTTTTTAAATACATACAGGAAAATCAGCCGGTTAGCATCACCGGTGCAATCGCCCATTCCTATTATTGGCTCACAACACTGGGTTGGAATGACATCGTTTACAAAAACCCTAACTTTAAAGCGGATGCACACCCAAATGGCGGGATAGTGTTGGTCTGTGTGCCAGGTACGGCGGATCAACCTGGTTCCTTTATGCGTATTGTGGAGCGCTTACTTAAAAAAGGCTTAGCCGACTATATATCCACTGTATATATTGTCGCCTTTAATCACCGCTACCAAGGAAAGGGGATTCGTTTTTTTTCGCAACAATTAATAGACAAAATTAAAGCTTATGGTCATAAAGATGTGATTTTAATGGGCCATTCACGAGGGGGCTTAATTATTTCAGAGGCAGCAGAGTATCGGACCGAGAGTGCTGGCATTAGAGTTCATGCACTTTTTCCCATCTGTGCGCCTTTCAATGGCTCACCCTTAGCCATGGAACCATTGTCTTCTGTGTCAACCTCAGTCAGGCAAATGGAACCTAATAGCCCTTTTTTGCAAAAGTTAAACGAGGACATAGGCAATTCTAGTCTTTACTATTGCTTTATTGGTGCCGAAGAGGATGGCATTGTTCCACCGGAGTATGCTTATGTAAAAGACTATGTAGATAAACATCCTGAGTCGCGAATTTTGTTTGATAGACACACTCATTTGTCCATAATGTCTTCGCATCGAATGGTTGATTTTATGGACAGTGAATTAGCTAAAATTGGTCAAGGATTGCAGTTGCAAAGCCCAGAGCCAACTTCTCAAAAGGATGTTTCAAAAGGAATTTCTGGGTCAGCCACACCCAATTTAAACGCAACCAGTCCGGTTTACTCTGAGACAATTAAAATGGATGATTTGTTTGATGATTTTGTCTTCATCGAACCTGAGGAACATGAAGAGAATGACCATTCCATAAAATGTCGATTTTAA